A single region of the Halobacteriovorax sp. JY17 genome encodes:
- a CDS encoding DsbA family protein: MNKQKVTVLITSVVVIIGFIVATYLYNSNQAAKDEMVAKEKESLFIRAHSPQMGPSDAPVQLVEFMDPECESCRMFFPFVKNLMKKYEGKIQLTIRYVPFHGNSKFAIAILESAKKQGKYWETLEILFKNQPAWGNHHNPSPELIWNYLPMVGLDVDQVKKDYQDPAYAKIIEQDFADARELGVRATPTFFINGKPLREFGYQQLEDQIKEHL, encoded by the coding sequence ATGAATAAGCAGAAAGTAACAGTTCTTATTACTTCGGTAGTCGTTATCATTGGATTTATCGTTGCCACTTACTTATATAATAGTAATCAAGCGGCGAAAGATGAAATGGTTGCAAAAGAAAAAGAGAGCCTATTTATTAGAGCTCACTCTCCTCAGATGGGACCTTCGGATGCTCCAGTACAATTAGTTGAGTTCATGGACCCAGAGTGTGAAAGTTGTAGAATGTTCTTTCCGTTTGTAAAAAATCTTATGAAGAAATACGAAGGAAAGATTCAACTCACGATTCGCTACGTTCCTTTTCATGGGAACTCAAAATTTGCAATTGCAATTTTAGAGTCAGCTAAAAAACAAGGAAAGTATTGGGAGACATTAGAAATTCTTTTTAAGAATCAACCTGCATGGGGAAATCACCATAATCCAAGCCCAGAACTTATCTGGAATTATCTACCAATGGTTGGACTTGATGTTGATCAAGTAAAAAAAGACTACCAAGATCCGGCCTACGCAAAAATTATTGAACAAGATTTTGCCGATGCTAGAGAGCTTGGAGTAAGGGCCACACCAACATTCTTTATCAACGGAAAACCTTTAAGAGAATTTGGTTACCAGCAATTAGAGGATCAAATCAAAGAACACCTCTAG
- a CDS encoding disulfide oxidoreductase: MINLKENQSAWYLLFMCWVVAFVATAGSLFFSQVMGFPPCELCWYQRIFMYPLVIFFVVSLINLDASAFKYSLPLAILGWLTALYHNLLHYGIVPESATPCREGVSCADIWINWLGFITIPMLSFIAFSLILIILTIFYRRYLK; this comes from the coding sequence ATGATTAATTTAAAAGAAAACCAAAGTGCTTGGTACTTACTATTTATGTGCTGGGTTGTGGCCTTTGTCGCAACAGCAGGAAGCTTATTCTTTAGCCAAGTGATGGGATTTCCTCCTTGTGAACTTTGTTGGTATCAGAGAATCTTCATGTATCCTCTTGTAATCTTCTTTGTCGTCAGTCTAATTAATCTGGATGCAAGCGCATTTAAATACTCTCTTCCCCTTGCAATTCTGGGATGGCTTACGGCCCTCTATCACAATCTTCTCCACTACGGAATTGTTCCAGAAAGTGCGACTCCATGTAGGGAGGGCGTATCCTGCGCTGATATCTGGATAAACTGGCTAGGATTTATAACAATTCCTATGCTCTCTTTCATTGCATTTAGTTTAATACTTATTATTCTTACAATTTTCTATAGGAGATACCTTAAATGA
- a CDS encoding M14 family metallopeptidase has product MLKNFLALVLLVSFAQTSFAHSHKFQETDRSIYLSIKLDNYTKGMKKLQSLDLDVTGIDKRNSIADVFVTTEQFKVLQEMDFNIILNKSNKAMKAVDEEYKSPSEIESILKEWERSHSDIAKVFVIGQSSEGRNIYALKISDNVSTRETSESAVLFNSMHHAREVMSPEVGLDIIETLITKYESDLKIKSYVDSNEIWIVPMLNVDGNAKVWSGSSMWRKNTNYGHGVDINRNYPHLWGTCNGSSGWTWSSTYRGPSAGSEPEAQALMNLVKDIRPVFNISYHAYSEIIIYPMGCNGSRTQTKEVVERIGKEIGKSIDYEAGTAWELLYSVDGSDIDWMYNAYQVIPYVIEVNSRSEGFQPSYSKWRDKTVERNKAAWMTLLDKMTATGVKGRLDETYPNPANYQIEVKDSNGKIFQSYKVNPDGSYHIVLNEGKYTFTLLKGRNSISTKSMELGSARLPLTF; this is encoded by the coding sequence ATGTTAAAGAATTTTCTAGCATTGGTACTACTCGTATCATTTGCACAAACAAGCTTTGCCCATTCTCATAAATTTCAAGAAACAGACAGAAGTATTTATCTATCTATAAAATTAGATAACTACACTAAAGGGATGAAGAAGCTTCAATCATTAGATCTAGATGTAACAGGTATTGATAAGAGAAATAGTATTGCCGATGTATTTGTTACAACAGAACAATTCAAAGTCTTGCAAGAGATGGACTTCAATATCATTCTAAATAAATCAAATAAAGCGATGAAAGCGGTCGATGAAGAGTACAAATCCCCAAGCGAAATTGAATCCATTTTAAAAGAATGGGAGAGATCTCACTCTGATATCGCAAAGGTATTTGTAATTGGACAGTCATCTGAGGGAAGAAATATTTACGCACTTAAAATTTCAGATAATGTTTCGACAAGAGAAACATCAGAATCAGCAGTCCTCTTCAACAGTATGCACCATGCAAGAGAAGTTATGTCTCCTGAAGTTGGTTTAGATATTATTGAAACACTTATCACAAAGTATGAGAGTGATTTAAAAATTAAAAGCTATGTCGACTCAAATGAGATCTGGATTGTCCCAATGCTAAACGTTGATGGAAACGCTAAAGTTTGGAGTGGATCAAGTATGTGGAGAAAGAATACAAACTATGGTCACGGTGTAGATATCAACAGAAACTACCCTCACCTATGGGGAACTTGTAACGGTTCAAGCGGTTGGACATGGTCTAGTACATATAGAGGACCAAGCGCAGGATCTGAACCTGAAGCACAAGCGCTTATGAATCTAGTCAAAGATATCAGACCTGTTTTTAATATTAGCTACCACGCATATAGTGAAATTATTATCTACCCAATGGGATGTAACGGTTCAAGAACTCAAACTAAAGAAGTTGTTGAAAGAATTGGAAAAGAAATTGGTAAGAGTATCGATTATGAAGCGGGAACAGCCTGGGAACTACTCTACTCTGTTGATGGATCTGATATCGACTGGATGTACAATGCTTACCAAGTTATTCCTTACGTCATTGAAGTCAATAGTAGATCAGAAGGTTTTCAACCTAGTTATTCAAAGTGGAGAGATAAGACTGTTGAAAGAAATAAAGCGGCATGGATGACTCTTTTAGATAAAATGACAGCAACTGGAGTTAAGGGGCGCTTAGATGAGACTTACCCTAATCCGGCAAACTATCAAATTGAAGTTAAAGATAGTAATGGGAAAATTTTCCAAAGCTATAAAGTTAACCCGGATGGCTCGTATCATATTGTTCTAAATGAAGGTAAGTACACATTTACTTTACTCAAAGGAAGAAACTCCATTTCAACTAAGAGTATGGAGCTAGGCTCGGCCCGTCTTCCACTTACATTTTAA
- a CDS encoding peptidylprolyl isomerase has protein sequence MSQITAQHILVDHEYEITDLLKKLEEGKSFEELAKDYSNCPSGKDGGSLGSFGKGMMVKPFEQAAFALKVGEVSGVVKTQFGFHLIKRIA, from the coding sequence ATGTCTCAAATCACTGCGCAACATATTCTTGTTGACCATGAATATGAAATAACTGACTTATTGAAGAAGCTTGAGGAAGGAAAATCTTTCGAAGAGCTTGCCAAGGACTACTCTAATTGTCCTTCTGGAAAAGATGGAGGAAGTCTTGGCTCTTTTGGGAAGGGGATGATGGTTAAGCCTTTTGAGCAAGCGGCCTTTGCCCTTAAAGTTGGTGAAGTCTCAGGTGTGGTAAAGACTCAGTTTGGATTTCACCTGATTAAGAGAATCGCTTAG
- a CDS encoding VOC family protein, with protein MIDFTTAKSFLEKIESNLKLLGIHLDDYFIDHICYRVASIDRYEELKAYLEKDHLLLHEAMISNRPIATFKFNEAIKYKHHQIPLIELPAPKGEVSYEEGFEHIECVIAESFVDFSNKHSEIEFDWKGAQKKHNPELRVKLGELSVKFHHASLEDVIAKELS; from the coding sequence ATGATAGATTTTACTACGGCAAAGAGCTTCTTAGAAAAAATAGAATCTAATTTAAAACTCTTGGGTATTCATTTAGATGATTATTTTATAGATCATATTTGTTACCGAGTAGCGAGTATAGATAGATATGAAGAGCTTAAAGCTTACTTGGAAAAAGATCATTTACTCTTACATGAGGCCATGATTTCCAATAGACCAATAGCAACTTTTAAATTCAATGAAGCTATAAAGTACAAGCATCACCAAATTCCTTTGATTGAATTACCTGCTCCTAAAGGAGAAGTTAGTTATGAAGAGGGATTTGAACATATTGAATGTGTCATTGCTGAGAGTTTTGTCGACTTTTCAAATAAGCATAGTGAAATAGAATTTGATTGGAAAGGTGCTCAAAAGAAACATAACCCTGAACTTAGAGTAAAGCTTGGAGAGTTATCGGTTAAGTTTCATCACGCAAGTCTTGAAGACGTGATAGCGAAAGAGTTAAGTTAA
- the acs gene encoding acetate--CoA ligase, translating into MDWKINSLEEYAIAYQESKKNPEKFWANIAETFSWTKKWDKVQSGSIDDANIKWFEGGKLNITENCLDRHLVERANKVALIFEPNSPDDDVIKYTYKELHEAVCKTANMIKDLGVQKGDRVCLYMSMVPELLISVLACARVGAIHSVVFGGFSAHALAGRIEDSACKLLITNDGGHRGNKIIHLKDIADKALADLEDSSVEHVLVHKRVGNDITMKEGRDIWWHDLYPKASTECEAEVMDAEDPLFILYTSGSTGRPKGVLHTTAGYMVWAAYTFGNVFQMNEEDKYWCTADIGWITGHTYITYGPLLNGATTTMFEGVPTFPDAGRFWKVVEKHEITHFYTAPTAVRALMACDISLVNSANLKSLKVLGSVGEPINAEAWHWYNKSIGKEKCPIVDTWWQTETGGILISSLAGVTDSKPCFATLPLPGVFPAIMDTDGNAETNIEAEGNLCITRAWPGMLRTIWGDHERFKQTYLSAYPGSYFTGDGCKRDGDGLYRITGRVDDVLNVSGHRIGTAEVENAIGKHPCVIESAIVGFPHDIKGQGIYAYIIASENHSENMVKEILDVVTEEIGPIAKPDKIQIVPGLPKTRSGKIMRRILRKIAAKEFDNFGDTSTLLDPAIVDVIKDGAL; encoded by the coding sequence ATGGACTGGAAAATTAATAGCCTTGAAGAATATGCAATTGCCTATCAAGAATCTAAGAAAAATCCTGAAAAATTTTGGGCCAATATCGCAGAAACTTTTTCTTGGACTAAGAAATGGGATAAAGTTCAGTCGGGTAGTATTGATGATGCGAATATAAAGTGGTTTGAAGGTGGTAAGTTAAATATAACTGAGAATTGTCTTGATAGACATTTAGTAGAGAGGGCGAATAAGGTAGCCCTTATTTTTGAACCCAATTCTCCAGACGATGATGTCATTAAGTATACATATAAAGAATTACACGAAGCTGTTTGCAAAACGGCAAATATGATTAAAGATCTTGGAGTTCAAAAAGGTGATAGGGTTTGCCTTTATATGTCCATGGTTCCTGAACTTTTAATTTCTGTTCTTGCGTGTGCTCGAGTTGGCGCAATTCACTCTGTTGTCTTCGGAGGATTCTCTGCTCATGCTCTTGCTGGAAGAATTGAAGATTCCGCTTGTAAATTATTAATTACAAATGATGGTGGTCACCGTGGAAATAAAATAATTCATCTTAAAGATATTGCAGATAAGGCCCTTGCTGATCTTGAAGACTCAAGTGTTGAGCACGTACTTGTTCATAAGAGAGTTGGAAATGACATTACCATGAAAGAGGGACGAGATATTTGGTGGCATGACCTCTATCCAAAAGCTTCAACTGAGTGTGAAGCCGAAGTCATGGATGCTGAGGATCCTTTATTTATTCTCTATACGTCTGGTTCAACAGGAAGGCCAAAAGGGGTTCTTCACACTACTGCGGGCTACATGGTTTGGGCCGCTTATACATTTGGTAATGTTTTTCAAATGAATGAAGAGGATAAGTATTGGTGTACTGCAGATATCGGTTGGATTACGGGACATACCTATATTACCTATGGGCCACTATTAAATGGTGCGACTACAACAATGTTTGAAGGAGTTCCAACTTTTCCAGACGCGGGAAGATTTTGGAAAGTTGTAGAAAAGCATGAGATTACTCACTTCTATACAGCACCAACTGCTGTAAGAGCTTTAATGGCCTGTGATATCTCTCTTGTTAATAGTGCAAATCTTAAAAGTCTTAAAGTTCTAGGTTCTGTTGGGGAGCCAATTAATGCTGAAGCTTGGCATTGGTATAATAAGTCTATCGGTAAAGAAAAATGCCCTATTGTAGATACGTGGTGGCAAACAGAGACGGGAGGAATTTTAATTTCCTCTTTAGCAGGAGTCACTGATTCAAAACCTTGCTTTGCAACTCTTCCTCTTCCTGGTGTTTTTCCTGCAATCATGGATACAGATGGAAATGCTGAAACTAATATTGAGGCCGAAGGAAATTTATGTATTACGAGAGCATGGCCTGGAATGTTAAGAACAATTTGGGGCGATCACGAACGCTTTAAGCAAACTTACTTAAGTGCTTACCCAGGTTCTTACTTTACAGGAGATGGTTGTAAAAGAGATGGAGACGGGCTTTATAGAATAACTGGAAGGGTAGATGATGTTTTAAATGTCTCTGGTCACAGAATAGGGACTGCCGAAGTTGAAAATGCGATTGGAAAACACCCATGTGTTATTGAATCTGCTATCGTTGGTTTTCCTCACGATATAAAAGGGCAGGGGATTTATGCCTATATTATTGCAAGCGAGAATCATTCTGAAAATATGGTAAAAGAAATATTAGATGTGGTTACTGAAGAGATAGGGCCTATTGCAAAGCCTGATAAAATTCAAATTGTTCCGGGACTTCCAAAAACAAGATCAGGAAAAATTATGAGAAGAATTTTAAGAAAAATTGCAGCAAAGGAATTTGACAACTTCGGGGACACATCTACTTTGCTTGATCCTGCAATCGTAGATGTCATTAAAGACGGAGCATTATAG
- a CDS encoding sugar nucleotide-binding protein produces MKKVLILGSSGWIAHYLIPSLKKEFGDCHIVGSVLNNKPDHRIDIFQAANDQLEIIDEQVTLLNPHIVINMTRGEDDDAFTLHKYLIEKSGTLGFHYNYFSSFNALDANTESEHYEDELPNAQTEYGQFKAKCEIELNKTGDNFSIFRFGATHGWAPNSQSRTELFLEVMLSGESLTIDRGVLQNRLSTNHLANMMAAVLKKKGEGVFHFGARDGSEEIDFLRNLAESFGHPREQIIEGGSNICNALMIPERTIQLIGSEYEKSEEDTIFAVRHMIRLAQYIL; encoded by the coding sequence ATGAAAAAAGTTTTAATACTTGGTAGCTCAGGTTGGATTGCACATTACCTTATCCCTTCTTTAAAAAAAGAATTTGGAGACTGTCATATTGTAGGTAGTGTTCTAAATAATAAACCTGATCACCGTATCGATATATTCCAAGCAGCAAATGATCAGCTAGAGATTATTGATGAGCAAGTCACTCTTTTAAATCCTCATATCGTCATCAATATGACGAGAGGTGAAGACGATGACGCTTTCACTCTACATAAGTACTTAATAGAGAAATCAGGAACTCTTGGATTTCACTATAATTACTTCTCATCCTTCAATGCTCTCGACGCAAATACTGAAAGCGAACACTACGAAGATGAACTTCCAAATGCTCAAACTGAATACGGTCAATTTAAAGCAAAGTGTGAGATTGAGCTTAATAAGACTGGTGATAACTTTTCAATTTTTAGATTTGGAGCAACACATGGATGGGCACCAAATTCACAATCAAGAACAGAGCTCTTTCTTGAAGTTATGTTAAGCGGGGAATCTCTTACAATAGATAGAGGTGTTCTCCAAAATAGACTCTCCACTAACCACCTAGCTAATATGATGGCCGCAGTATTAAAAAAGAAGGGGGAAGGAGTCTTCCACTTTGGAGCAAGAGATGGTTCAGAAGAAATAGACTTCCTTAGAAATTTAGCCGAAAGCTTTGGTCACCCAAGAGAGCAAATTATTGAAGGTGGTAGTAATATTTGCAACGCTTTAATGATTCCTGAGAGAACAATACAACTCATTGGATCAGAGTATGAAAAGAGCGAAGAGGATACTATTTTTGCCGTTAGGCATATGATCCGCCTCGCTCAATATATTCTATAA
- a CDS encoding glutamate--tRNA ligase family protein encodes MKTRITPTPNGHLHLGNIFNFIHIASEASRLGLKIALRIDDHDNERCKDEYIDEIFRALHLLKINIDEGPSSTDDFNRNYSQTLRKDLYKSYLEKIEDQFYCECSRKEVFERNSLGVYTGFCKTKNLSFKANKSCTRYDCPREIIKFESREVDVKNSIGDIVLWRKEDIPSYQLVSVCDDIEMNISHIFRGEDLIYSSAIQLLIAKSMKQDFIKKENIYHHQLVTLEGEKLSKSRKSEGAIELLESDPKRVFREYSLFMNKHVSENLEELISNQ; translated from the coding sequence ATGAAAACAAGAATTACACCAACACCAAATGGGCATTTACATTTAGGAAATATCTTCAACTTTATTCATATTGCGAGTGAAGCTAGTAGGCTAGGCTTGAAGATTGCTTTAAGAATTGATGATCACGATAACGAGCGTTGTAAAGATGAGTATATCGATGAGATCTTTAGAGCACTTCATCTTTTGAAAATTAATATTGATGAGGGGCCCTCATCAACTGATGATTTTAATCGTAATTATTCTCAGACTTTAAGGAAAGACTTATATAAATCTTATCTAGAGAAGATTGAAGATCAATTTTATTGTGAGTGCTCTAGAAAAGAGGTCTTTGAAAGAAACTCTTTAGGAGTTTATACTGGTTTTTGTAAGACTAAGAATCTAAGCTTTAAAGCTAATAAGAGCTGTACAAGATATGATTGCCCCAGGGAAATTATTAAGTTTGAGAGTCGAGAAGTTGATGTGAAAAACTCGATTGGAGATATCGTACTTTGGAGAAAAGAAGATATTCCTTCTTATCAATTAGTTAGTGTTTGTGATGATATTGAAATGAATATCTCTCATATTTTTAGAGGGGAGGATTTAATTTATTCTTCTGCTATACAATTACTTATTGCAAAAAGTATGAAACAAGATTTTATAAAGAAAGAGAATATTTATCATCACCAATTAGTAACCCTTGAAGGGGAAAAGCTTTCAAAATCAAGGAAGAGTGAGGGAGCAATAGAGCTACTAGAGAGTGATCCTAAGAGAGTCTTTCGTGAATATTCTCTTTTCATGAATAAGCATGTATCTGAAAACCTTGAAGAACTTATTTCAAATCAGTAA
- a CDS encoding GH3 auxin-responsive promoter family protein, giving the protein MKQIKKTISKFILNNMYLKISLDQESMQLKQEENFQELKNKLRNTDISIDHNLDKIATYTDFIQSVEPSEYGKFSSYVESLVNEEDRVLFRNGVKYFGLTSGTSGQDSKRVPYNADMIDIFKRAQKYQASVINHSIAGIDLVNSSRLSYGSTPKNYTSNGVEYGYISGILSAQTPKMLKKVTFPSQEVLEIEDWELKLEKILKQSLNEDIRIASAIPTYLIAIFEEILKRTNKKYIKDIWPNLETIIYGATPIDSYRERLNNLVGKRLNYFGVYASTEAPIGIGINNAKDEKQLYAFNPDLIYSFTKIDLTSSLSIGDVKEGEEYLLNITTPNGFLNYTMKDIVRIKSVSPILTFEILGRQGSGINLGAEKTSDQQVLDTVVKFNQAQGVTLDHYFLSPGVRNGKVCYKWTLFSNNLNDSEEVYAQLLDRALSECNPDYLDCRDLNIIDLPVVEIVTSDILDDYFSKYREKGQFKMKTVFSCADSFNGFINSVLPELSLARSIA; this is encoded by the coding sequence ATGAAACAAATTAAAAAGACTATTTCAAAATTTATTCTTAACAACATGTACTTAAAGATCTCTCTTGATCAAGAGAGCATGCAGTTAAAGCAGGAAGAGAATTTTCAAGAGTTAAAAAATAAATTAAGAAATACAGATATTTCCATTGATCATAATTTAGATAAGATTGCCACTTATACTGACTTTATTCAAAGTGTAGAACCTTCTGAATATGGTAAGTTCTCATCGTATGTAGAAAGTCTAGTGAATGAAGAAGATAGAGTTCTCTTTAGAAATGGGGTTAAGTACTTCGGACTTACTTCTGGAACAAGTGGACAGGACAGCAAGAGAGTTCCATATAACGCTGATATGATTGATATTTTTAAACGTGCTCAAAAATATCAAGCAAGCGTCATTAATCACTCGATAGCAGGGATTGATTTAGTAAACTCTTCGAGATTAAGCTACGGTTCGACTCCCAAGAATTATACTTCTAATGGAGTTGAGTACGGTTATATTTCAGGTATATTAAGTGCCCAAACACCAAAGATGCTAAAGAAAGTGACTTTCCCTTCTCAGGAAGTTCTAGAGATAGAAGACTGGGAACTCAAGCTTGAAAAGATCTTAAAGCAGAGTTTAAATGAGGATATAAGAATCGCTTCTGCAATTCCTACTTATCTAATCGCTATCTTTGAAGAAATATTAAAGAGAACAAATAAGAAATATATCAAAGATATTTGGCCGAATCTTGAAACTATAATCTATGGCGCGACTCCAATAGATTCTTACCGTGAGAGATTAAATAACTTAGTTGGAAAGAGGTTAAATTACTTTGGAGTATACGCATCGACGGAAGCCCCTATTGGAATCGGAATTAATAACGCAAAAGATGAGAAACAACTTTATGCCTTTAATCCAGATTTAATCTATAGCTTTACTAAAATAGATTTAACCTCATCCCTTTCAATTGGAGATGTTAAGGAAGGGGAAGAGTATTTACTTAATATTACGACACCAAATGGTTTTTTAAATTATACGATGAAAGATATAGTACGAATCAAATCAGTTTCTCCTATCTTAACATTTGAAATTCTTGGAAGACAGGGAAGTGGAATTAATCTTGGAGCTGAAAAGACAAGTGATCAGCAGGTTTTAGATACAGTCGTAAAGTTTAATCAAGCTCAAGGTGTGACCCTAGATCATTACTTTCTCTCTCCTGGAGTGAGAAATGGAAAGGTTTGCTATAAGTGGACTTTATTTTCAAATAATCTAAATGATTCCGAAGAAGTATATGCTCAACTATTGGACCGTGCCTTGTCTGAATGTAACCCTGACTATCTTGACTGTAGAGATTTGAATATCATTGATTTACCTGTGGTTGAGATTGTGACTTCTGATATTTTGGATGATTACTTTTCAAAATATAGAGAAAAGGGACAATTTAAAATGAAGACTGTTTTTTCTTGCGCCGATTCATTCAATGGATTCATTAACTCCGTTCTTCCGGAACTGAGTCTTGCAAGGTCAATTGCATGA